The segment GTCAAACTGTTAGAACCCTAGCTACCAACGAACAAGTTACGCTCGCAGAAGAGGGCACTGATGGTTTTATAGCAATTAGTTCCCCCGAAAAGGGATATGTAGAGGTAAAAGACCTCACATCATGTTCTGGAGGAGTAGCCGCGAAGCCAGCGCCAGCCCAAACATCATCATCAAGCCTCTGCCGCGTAGTGACATATAACGGAACTGAGGGGCTGGCTATCCGTAAAGGGCCTCAAAAAAATGCCGCTAGAGTTGGTGGAGTCTACGCGGGAAATCGGGTTACGCTCAAAAACAACCCTCCATCTTACACGGTAGACAGTGAAAAGCGTTCGTGGGTGGAGATCTCAGCTCCCACTGCGGGATGGATTTCTTACGGCTACCCTAGCTCAAACTCGACTAATGTAGGAGCTTGTTCGTAGAAGTAAAAA is part of the Microcoleus sp. FACHB-831 genome and harbors:
- a CDS encoding SH3 domain-containing protein, giving the protein MNNISKWGKHIAFFALGLTAVGSLNAPATAGAAHQTTNIIQASESKGNLQLAQAQTLVGQCRAAKERIFVYSQRSNTSQTVRTLATNEQVTLAEEGTDGFIAISSPEKGYVEVKDLTSCSGGVAAKPAPAQTSSSSLCRVVTYNGTEGLAIRKGPQKNAARVGGVYAGNRVTLKNNPPSYTVDSEKRSWVEISAPTAGWISYGYPSSNSTNVGACS